The genomic interval GCCTTCTTGTTTCCCTATGAAAAAATAGCTTTACTTATCAGTATTTTCCTCTTCATGAAACATATTTATTTTTATTTTCCAAATTTTTTATTCAAAATCCGAATATTCTACGCTATAATGATGACATTATACGATAATCCCCCCTTATAATTCCGGTAATATGGTCTGGAAGTCTCTACAGAGTGACCGTAAATCACTCTACTATGGACGGAAAATTTCTTTTTCTAGAAACCGTTCTTTTTCTGCTGAACGGTTTTTTTCTATAGGAGGCAACAAGCGGGAAATAGAAAAGGAGAAGGAAAATGGAAGATATACTTAAAGACATACTTGCGGCATTCAGTGTTGTATTAAATGGTTTGCCACAAGGATTACTGGCACTTTCCTTTGGATTCGCATCTGTACCAACTGCATTAGCATTTCTAGTGGGTGCTGTTGGGAATAGCTTAACAAGTAATGTGGCAGTTATTTCTTTTCAAGCGGAAACAATCGCAGTTGCAGGAACAATGGGAAAAAATATGAGAGAACGGCTTTCTTCAATCTTTTTTGGTGCCCTTTTATTAGTTATTATTAGTATCTTTGGATTGATGGAGCAAATCGTTGCCTGGATTGGTCCTGTTATTACAAATGGAATGATGGCAGGTGTTGGTTTCATGCTTGCAAAGGTTGCATGGGATATGGCAAAAAATGATCGAATCATTGGGGTAACTTCTTTTGCTAGTGCTTTACTAACCTATATTATTACAAAGGATTTAGTGTATACGATTACTTTTTCTGTCATCCTTTCTAGCATTGTCTATCATTTCACGAAAAAAGAATCTGTATCTTTCACCAAGAACGTAATAGAAGATAAATTTAAGCTACAAAAATTCATAGTGAATCCTTCAGTTATTCGCGGAGCATTGGCACTTGTTTGTTTAAATATTGGGGCAAATATTGCCTTTGGAAAAATCAATGGGGAAATCGCTGGAGAAAGTGTAAATATTGATACCCTTACAATCATTAGTAGTTTAGCAGATATGGCTTCTTCTCTCTTCGGTGGGGGACCTGTCGAAGTTATCATCTCAGCTACTGCCTCTGCCCCACATGCCGTTTGGGCAGGCGTTTTAACAATGGCAATAATGGCAGCTATCTTACTCTTTAAACTCCTTCCAAAAATCGGAAAGTACGTACCTAGTTCATCGATTGCTGGCTTTCTTTTCGTATTAGGGGCAATTGTGACATTACCAGGAAACGCAACTGCTGCATTAACTGGCACTGAAGCTGGTTCTCCTATCGTTGCTGCTGTAACGATAATTGTAACAGCTATCGCGGATCCGTTTTTTGGATTATTAGCTGGGGTTGTAATGGAATTTTTATTAGGAATCTTTGGAGTTTAAGAGAATAGGAGGATTTTAAAGAATGGAAACTTATTCACTAAAAGTCGCAGGAGTAAAAAGAGAATTACCTATAATCCCTATTTCTCAAGATTTAATGATTGCAAGCTTTGTAATCTTAGGAGACACAGAAATAGTTGCTGCTTCTGCTCCTTTACTAGCAGAACAATTGAAAGAAGTGGACTATTTAGTTACAGCAGAGGCAAAAGGAATCCCTCTTGTATACGAATTGGCAAAAAAATTAGAGATGACAGAATACATCGTTGCCCGAAAAAATGTGAAACCATATATGGATGAACCACTAATCAATAAAGTAGTTTCGATTACCACTCAAAAAGAACAATTACTCTGTCTCGATGGTAAAGACGCAGCCAAAATTAAAGGAAAGCAGATTGCCCTAATTGATGACGTCATTAGTACAGGCGCATCGATGCGAGTACTAGAAGAACTTGTTAGCAAGGCAGGTGGAATTGTCGTTGCAAAAGCTGCGATTCTAGCAGAGGGGGCTGCAGCAGAACGAGAAGACATCATCTACTTAGAAAAGCTGCCTATTTTCAAGGGAAATTAAAAAAAGGGAGGGAAGTAGTAGAATGCCCTCACTGCTCCCCACCCTTTCCCTTATTGCATAGAAACCCAAACACTCTTCACTTCTGTATAGTTATTCAAAGCATAGGATCCCATTTCGCGTCCGATTCCAGATTGTTTGTAGCCGCCGAATGGGGAGGCTGCGTCGAATGTGTTATAGCAGTTGACCCAAACGGTTCCGGCTCGTAGTTTGCTGGCGATATAGTGGGCGTTTGCAATATCTCTCGTCCATACGCCTGCTGCTAATCCGTACTCACTATTGTTTGCTCGATTGATTAATTCATCTAAATCATCATATGGCATGGCAGAAATAACTGGTCCGAAGATTTCCTCCTTGGCAATAGTCATTTCATCGCGAACATCCGCGAATACTGTCGGAGAAACGAAGTAGCCTTCTTCACGTGGATTGAAGCCACCTGCTACTAACTGTGCCCCTTCCTTCAGCCCTCTCTCAATATATCTAAGAACACGCTGCTGCTGTTCAGCAGAAACAAGCGGTCCAATTTCTGTATCTGCATGTATTCCTGCACCTTGTTTAATGTTTTTAGCCTGTGCAGCCATATCTGCAACGACATTATCAAAATGCTTCTTCTGAATGAATACGCGTGAACCTGCACAGCATACCTGACCTTGGTTGAACATAACACCATTCAGTGCACCTGGAATTGCTTTCGTTAAATCCGCATCCGGAAGAATAATATTTGGTGATTTTCCACCAAGCTCCAACGTTACTCTCTTCAGTGTTTTTGAAGCATTAGACATAATCATTTTTCCAACTTCTGTTGAACCTGTAAAAGCAATTTTATCTACTAACGGATGGTCAACTAGTGGTTGCCCCGCTGTTTCTCCAAATCCAGGAACAATATTCACAACACCCTCTGGGAACCCTGCTTCCTGCATTAATTCTGCTAAATAAAGCGCAGATAATGGTGTTTGCTCAGCTGGCTTCAACACAACCGTACATCCAGTTGCCAGTGCCGCTCCAAGCTTCCACATCGCCATAAGAAGTGGGAAATTCCAAGGAATTATTTGCCCAACCACACCGACCGCCTCATGACGAGTATAGTTGAAGTATGGGCCACTAACAGGGATTGTCTGTCCTACAATCTTCGTACTCCACCCTGCATAATAGCGCATATGCTCAATTGCCAAAGGAATATCCGCATTCGTCGTTTCACGAATTGGTTTTCCATTATCCAATGTTTCTAATTGAGCCAGTTCGTCACTATTCTCTTCCATTAAATCAGCCAGTATGTACATAAGACGACTACGCTCAGCTGCACTCATTTTTGACCACGGTCCCTCATCAAATGCTTTACGCGCTGCTTTCACCGCCAAATCAATATCTTCCGCACCAGCTTCATACACACTTGCTAAAACCTCACCAGTTGCAGGATTATAACTATCGAACGTTTTTTGCGATTTACTCTCCACAAACTCACCATTAATAAATAACTTTTTCTTACCACTCAGGAACTTTTCAA from Niallia sp. FSL W8-0635 carries:
- a CDS encoding aldehyde dehydrogenase family protein yields the protein MNQQTVVLKEKVEKFLSGKKKLFINGEFVESKSQKTFDSYNPATGEVLASVYEAGAEDIDLAVKAARKAFDEGPWSKMSAAERSRLMYILADLMEENSDELAQLETLDNGKPIRETTNADIPLAIEHMRYYAGWSTKIVGQTIPVSGPYFNYTRHEAVGVVGQIIPWNFPLLMAMWKLGAALATGCTVVLKPAEQTPLSALYLAELMQEAGFPEGVVNIVPGFGETAGQPLVDHPLVDKIAFTGSTEVGKMIMSNASKTLKRVTLELGGKSPNIILPDADLTKAIPGALNGVMFNQGQVCCAGSRVFIQKKHFDNVVADMAAQAKNIKQGAGIHADTEIGPLVSAEQQQRVLRYIERGLKEGAQLVAGGFNPREEGYFVSPTVFADVRDEMTIAKEEIFGPVISAMPYDDLDELINRANNSEYGLAAGVWTRDIANAHYIASKLRAGTVWVNCYNTFDAASPFGGYKQSGIGREMGSYALNNYTEVKSVWVSMQ
- a CDS encoding NCS2 family permease; amino-acid sequence: MEDILKDILAAFSVVLNGLPQGLLALSFGFASVPTALAFLVGAVGNSLTSNVAVISFQAETIAVAGTMGKNMRERLSSIFFGALLLVIISIFGLMEQIVAWIGPVITNGMMAGVGFMLAKVAWDMAKNDRIIGVTSFASALLTYIITKDLVYTITFSVILSSIVYHFTKKESVSFTKNVIEDKFKLQKFIVNPSVIRGALALVCLNIGANIAFGKINGEIAGESVNIDTLTIISSLADMASSLFGGGPVEVIISATASAPHAVWAGVLTMAIMAAILLFKLLPKIGKYVPSSSIAGFLFVLGAIVTLPGNATAALTGTEAGSPIVAAVTIIVTAIADPFFGLLAGVVMEFLLGIFGV
- a CDS encoding phosphoribosyltransferase family protein → METYSLKVAGVKRELPIIPISQDLMIASFVILGDTEIVAASAPLLAEQLKEVDYLVTAEAKGIPLVYELAKKLEMTEYIVARKNVKPYMDEPLINKVVSITTQKEQLLCLDGKDAAKIKGKQIALIDDVISTGASMRVLEELVSKAGGIVVAKAAILAEGAAAEREDIIYLEKLPIFKGN